A single Xylanimonas cellulosilytica DSM 15894 DNA region contains:
- a CDS encoding serine protein kinase RIO, translated as MSALDSSEPYALELAPPGTRWSTWTSVAKGQRGPQPYPTWIVTAAAALDTELGVLKTGKEADVFLVERAIPDHRGPDGEPHWSLLAAKRYRGHEHRQFTRDDSYSEGRKVKKSRDQRAADNRRSGYGRAVRAGHWAQVEFDALCSLWEAGAPVPYPVQIDGTEILMEFIGAQSDDGAWVAAPRLAQARPDRDVIVGYYEQLRDAMGTLARLGWAHGDLSPYNVLADGERLVIIDVPQVVDLAASPFAVEFLHRDCVNMCAWFTARGLQVDPDELFAEVYAQAW; from the coding sequence ATGTCCGCTCTGGACTCGTCCGAACCGTATGCACTCGAGCTCGCGCCGCCCGGCACCCGCTGGTCCACCTGGACCTCCGTCGCCAAGGGTCAGCGCGGCCCTCAGCCCTACCCCACCTGGATCGTCACCGCGGCCGCCGCCCTCGACACCGAGCTCGGCGTCCTCAAGACGGGCAAGGAGGCCGACGTCTTCCTCGTCGAGCGCGCGATCCCCGACCACCGCGGGCCCGACGGCGAACCCCACTGGTCCCTGCTCGCCGCCAAGCGGTACCGAGGCCACGAACACCGCCAGTTCACGCGCGACGACTCGTACTCCGAGGGTCGCAAGGTGAAGAAGTCGCGCGACCAGCGAGCGGCCGACAACCGCAGGTCCGGATACGGGCGCGCCGTCCGCGCGGGCCACTGGGCGCAGGTGGAGTTCGACGCCCTGTGCTCGCTGTGGGAGGCCGGCGCCCCCGTCCCCTACCCCGTGCAGATCGACGGGACCGAGATCCTCATGGAGTTCATCGGTGCACAGTCCGACGACGGCGCCTGGGTCGCGGCACCACGGCTCGCGCAGGCCCGACCGGACCGCGACGTCATCGTCGGCTACTACGAGCAGCTGCGCGACGCCATGGGCACCCTCGCACGGCTCGGCTGGGCGCACGGCGACCTGTCCCCGTACAACGTGCTCGCCGACGGCGAGCGGCTCGTCATCATCGACGTGCCGCAGGTCGTCGACCTGGCCGCGAGCCCGTTCGCGGTGGAGTTCCTGCACCGCGACTGCGTGAACATGTGCGCGTGGTTCACCGCCCGCGGCCTGCAGGTCGACCCCGACGAGCTGTTCGCGGAGGTGTACGCCCAGGCGTGGTAG
- a CDS encoding error-prone DNA polymerase — MTDPSPRYAELHAHSSFSFLDGASHPEELAAEAARLGLSALAVTDHDGLYGVVRHSQTAASVRLRTVFGAELHLPVPPGPGVGPRPVLDPPTGIPDPRAEHLLVLARGADGYARLSSAIAAAHLEAGVKGKATYHPERLGEQAAGEWLVLTGCRKGSVRRALAAEGTGGARRELDRLVALFGHENVAVEITATGDPRDADLHDALATLAHDARLPLVATTNAHYARPRDAHLAQALAAVRATSSLEQMDGWLPGAPTAHLRSGAEMARLHHRHPHSVPTAAALADECAFDLRLVAPGLPPYPVPEGHDEASWLRELVYRGATDRYGPRHAERIAGAWAQLDHELAVIEGLDFPGYFLVVYDLVEFCRVHGILAQGRGSAANSAVCYALGITAVDAVKNRLLFERFLAPERDGPPDIDIDIESVRREEVIQHVYTKFGRSHAAQVANVISYRPRSAVRDAARALGYDVGQQDAWSKSIERWGSLRDTPKVAPAVETRAAVKDARGAAVWGNRDRDWTPSLGYAPPRVVDPLAHDDADRPARPADLEREVVRRTTSRGGGEGLYLGSGSGSPERSDDAHDVVPAHAPPSAADEGTIPEQVIDLAERFLRLPRHLGIHSGGMVMCDRPVIEVCPVEWARMEGRTVLQWDKEDCADAGLVKFDLLGLGMLTAIRYAFEGIEARTGERLQLHHLPEDDPAVYDLLCAADTVGVFQVESRAQMATLPRLRPRNFYDIVVEVALIRPGPIQGNSVNPFIERRNKRQKVTYPHPLLEKSLSRTLGVPLFQEQLMQMAIDVAGFSPAESDRLRRAMGSKRSLERMEALRGRLMEGMTKNGVPPDVQEEIYGKLKAFADFGFPESHAYSFAFLVYASSWLKVHHPAAFYAGLLAAQPMGFYSPQSLVADARRHGVTVLRPDLGASAALACVERLPDDAPLEPERIPLPRSPDPRFGPDPDLRLAVRQGLAEVRSIGTDLAESIVAERSANGPFRDLRDLVRRVDLTTPQLEALATAGATESLGVGRREALWAAGALGQEGPDTLEGVSVGVEAPTLPGMSDVETTVADSWATGVTPGLSPVELVRDSLTRAGVVTVGRANVTEDGRRIAVGGVITHRQRPGTAGGVTFLSVEDETGLLNVVCSPGLWQRFRTVARTASAMVVRGRIEKADGATNLVAEHLSPLRLPVTTRSRDFR; from the coding sequence ATGACTGACCCGAGCCCGCGCTACGCCGAGCTGCACGCCCACTCCTCCTTCAGCTTCCTCGACGGCGCCTCGCACCCCGAGGAGCTCGCCGCCGAGGCCGCACGCCTGGGGCTGAGCGCCCTCGCCGTCACCGACCACGACGGGCTCTACGGCGTCGTGCGGCACTCGCAGACCGCAGCCTCTGTCAGGCTGCGCACGGTGTTCGGCGCGGAGCTGCACCTGCCCGTGCCACCGGGGCCGGGCGTCGGCCCTCGCCCGGTGCTCGACCCGCCCACCGGCATCCCCGACCCGCGCGCCGAGCACCTGCTGGTCCTCGCCCGCGGCGCGGACGGCTACGCCCGCCTCTCGTCCGCGATCGCCGCAGCGCACCTGGAGGCCGGGGTCAAGGGCAAGGCCACCTACCACCCGGAGCGGCTGGGGGAGCAGGCCGCAGGCGAGTGGCTGGTGCTCACCGGCTGCCGCAAGGGCAGCGTCCGCCGCGCGCTGGCCGCCGAGGGAACCGGGGGAGCCCGCCGCGAGCTCGACCGGCTCGTCGCCCTGTTCGGCCACGAGAACGTCGCCGTCGAGATCACCGCCACCGGCGACCCCCGCGACGCCGACCTGCACGACGCTCTCGCCACCCTGGCCCACGACGCCCGCCTGCCGCTGGTCGCCACCACCAACGCCCACTACGCCCGCCCCCGCGACGCGCACCTCGCCCAGGCCCTCGCCGCCGTCCGCGCCACCAGCTCCCTGGAGCAGATGGACGGCTGGCTGCCCGGCGCCCCTACCGCACATCTGCGCTCCGGCGCCGAGATGGCCCGCCTGCACCACCGCCACCCGCACTCCGTGCCGACGGCGGCGGCGCTCGCGGACGAGTGCGCGTTCGACCTGCGCCTGGTCGCCCCCGGCCTGCCCCCGTACCCCGTGCCGGAGGGCCACGACGAGGCGTCCTGGCTGCGTGAGCTGGTGTACCGCGGCGCCACCGACCGCTACGGTCCCCGTCACGCCGAACGGATCGCGGGGGCCTGGGCGCAGCTCGACCACGAGCTCGCGGTCATCGAGGGCCTGGACTTCCCGGGCTACTTCCTCGTGGTCTACGACCTGGTCGAGTTCTGCCGCGTCCACGGCATCCTCGCCCAGGGTCGGGGGAGCGCCGCCAACTCGGCGGTCTGCTACGCGCTCGGCATCACCGCCGTCGACGCCGTCAAGAACCGCCTGCTGTTCGAGCGCTTCCTCGCCCCGGAGCGTGACGGCCCGCCCGACATCGACATCGACATCGAGTCGGTGCGCCGCGAGGAGGTCATCCAGCACGTCTACACGAAGTTCGGCCGCTCGCACGCGGCCCAGGTCGCGAACGTCATCTCGTACCGGCCGCGCTCCGCGGTCCGGGACGCCGCCCGCGCGCTGGGGTACGACGTCGGACAGCAGGACGCGTGGTCGAAGTCGATCGAGCGGTGGGGCTCCCTGCGGGACACCCCGAAGGTCGCGCCCGCCGTCGAGACCCGGGCGGCGGTCAAGGACGCGCGGGGTGCCGCCGTCTGGGGCAACCGGGACCGCGACTGGACCCCGAGCCTCGGCTACGCCCCGCCCCGGGTGGTGGACCCGCTCGCGCACGACGACGCCGACCGCCCCGCCCGCCCTGCCGACCTCGAGCGCGAGGTAGTACGGCGTACTACCTCGCGGGGTGGGGGCGAAGGGCTCTACCTCGGCTCCGGCAGCGGGTCCCCGGAGCGGTCCGACGACGCCCACGACGTCGTGCCCGCCCACGCACCGCCGTCGGCGGCGGACGAGGGCACCATCCCCGAGCAGGTCATCGACCTGGCCGAACGCTTCCTGCGCCTGCCGCGGCACCTGGGCATCCACTCGGGCGGCATGGTCATGTGCGACCGTCCCGTCATCGAGGTGTGCCCCGTGGAGTGGGCCCGCATGGAGGGGCGCACCGTGCTCCAGTGGGACAAGGAAGACTGTGCGGACGCCGGCCTGGTCAAGTTCGACCTGCTGGGCCTCGGCATGCTCACCGCGATCCGGTACGCCTTCGAGGGCATCGAGGCCCGCACCGGGGAGCGCCTGCAGCTCCACCACCTGCCCGAGGACGACCCGGCCGTCTACGACCTGCTGTGCGCCGCGGACACGGTGGGCGTGTTCCAGGTGGAGTCGCGCGCCCAGATGGCCACGCTGCCGCGACTGCGACCGAGGAACTTCTACGACATCGTCGTCGAGGTCGCACTCATCCGTCCCGGCCCGATCCAGGGCAACAGCGTCAACCCCTTCATCGAGCGCCGGAACAAGAGGCAGAAGGTCACGTACCCGCACCCGCTGCTGGAGAAGTCCCTGAGCCGGACCCTGGGCGTGCCGCTGTTCCAGGAGCAGCTCATGCAGATGGCGATCGACGTCGCCGGGTTCAGCCCCGCCGAGTCGGACCGGCTACGGCGGGCCATGGGCTCCAAACGCTCCCTGGAGAGGATGGAGGCGCTGCGGGGCCGCCTGATGGAGGGGATGACGAAGAACGGCGTCCCGCCGGACGTGCAGGAGGAGATCTACGGGAAGCTCAAGGCGTTCGCCGACTTCGGCTTCCCGGAGTCGCACGCGTACTCGTTCGCGTTCCTGGTCTACGCCTCGTCCTGGCTCAAGGTGCATCACCCCGCAGCGTTCTACGCGGGGCTGCTGGCGGCCCAGCCGATGGGGTTCTACTCACCGCAGTCGCTCGTGGCGGATGCGCGCCGTCACGGCGTCACGGTGCTGCGCCCGGACCTGGGCGCGTCGGCGGCGCTCGCCTGCGTCGAACGCCTGCCCGACGACGCACCGCTCGAACCGGAGCGCATCCCGCTCCCGCGCAGCCCCGACCCGCGCTTCGGCCCGGACCCCGACCTGCGGCTGGCGGTCCGGCAGGGCCTCGCGGAGGTCCGCTCGATCGGCACGGACCTCGCCGAGTCGATCGTCGCGGAGCGGTCCGCGAACGGCCCGTTCCGTGACCTGCGCGACCTGGTCCGCCGCGTGGACCTCACGACGCCGCAGCTCGAAGCCCTGGCCACGGCCGGTGCCACCGAGTCCCTCGGCGTGGGCCGCCGCGAAGCCCTCTGGGCGGCCGGCGCCCTCGGCCAGGAGGGTCCGGACACCCTGGAGGGCGTGTCCGTCGGGGTCGAGGCGCCCACGCTGCCCGGCATGTCCGACGTCGAGACGACGGTCGCTGACTCCTGGGCCACCGGTGTCACTCCGGGCCTGTCACCCGTGGAGCTGGTCCGCGACTCGCTGACCCGCGCCGGCGTCGTCACGGTGGGCCGGGCGAACGTCACCGAGGACGGCCGGCGCATCGCCGTCGGCGGCGTCATCACCCACCGGCAGCGCCCGGGCACCGCGGGCGGCGTGACCTTCCTGTCCGTGGAGGACGAGACGGGCCTGCTCAACGTCGTCTGCTCGCCCGGGCTGTGGCAGCGGTTCCGCACGGTCGCACGCACCGCGTCCGCCATGGTGGTGCGGGGCCGCATCGAGAAGGCCGACGGCGCCACGAACCTCGTCGCCGAGCACCTGTCCCCCCTGCGCCTCCCGGTGACCACGCGTAGCCGCGACTTCCGCTAG
- a CDS encoding DNA repair nucleotidyltransferase, with protein sequence MTPPTRTGVLWVADWPVVAAMAVAGVDAHVPAAVLAHQGVVAASAVARSAGVRRGMRRRVAQERCPELVLLAADDARDAREFEPVAVAAETVVAGVEVARPGLLLLPADGAARYHGTEAALAQALVEAVAGAGFEPQVGVADGILAAVLAAREDAVVPPGGSRAFLAPRRAADLLHAVTDPGSLAAVRAAVDLWWRLGVRTLGDLAALPEVAVLGRFGDLGAWAQRLARGEDLRPPARRRPEEDLAVGADLDPPALRVDVAAFAARRLAEELHALLSRRGLACGRLRITARTEEAELERVWRVDDAAAGGLSAARITDRVRWQLEGWLTASALRGRRGGPGEGDAEPAPVTHLALTAEEVVPAGTHQPSLWGADAGGDTRARRALGRVQGLLGGDAVLTAALQGGRDPRDRVHLAPLGEHVPRLRDPGLPWPGSLPPPAPATLLPEPQPVRLLTGDGADVTVDARLAVAAPPATVQEPPATGTHPAAVHAVMGWAGPWPFDERWWDPAGARRRVLLQVLLDDGRGLLLASGVGSGVGSDPGWFVEAVYD encoded by the coding sequence ATGACGCCCCCGACGCGTACCGGCGTCCTGTGGGTGGCCGACTGGCCGGTGGTCGCCGCGATGGCCGTCGCGGGGGTGGACGCGCACGTGCCCGCCGCGGTGCTCGCGCACCAGGGCGTGGTGGCGGCGTCGGCGGTCGCACGCTCGGCGGGGGTGCGCCGCGGCATGCGGCGCCGGGTCGCGCAGGAGCGCTGCCCCGAGCTGGTGCTGCTGGCCGCCGACGACGCGCGCGACGCCCGCGAGTTCGAGCCGGTGGCGGTGGCGGCCGAGACCGTCGTCGCGGGTGTCGAGGTCGCCCGACCGGGGCTCCTGCTGCTGCCCGCCGACGGCGCCGCGCGCTACCACGGCACCGAGGCGGCGTTGGCGCAGGCCCTGGTCGAGGCCGTCGCTGGGGCGGGCTTCGAGCCGCAGGTGGGGGTGGCGGACGGCATCCTCGCCGCGGTGCTCGCGGCACGCGAGGACGCCGTCGTGCCGCCCGGCGGGTCGCGTGCGTTCCTCGCCCCACGACGAGCCGCGGACCTGCTGCACGCCGTCACGGACCCGGGCAGCCTCGCGGCGGTGCGGGCCGCCGTCGACCTGTGGTGGCGGCTGGGCGTGCGCACCCTCGGCGACCTGGCCGCGCTGCCGGAGGTCGCGGTGCTCGGCCGGTTCGGTGACCTGGGCGCGTGGGCGCAGCGGCTCGCGCGCGGCGAGGACCTGCGCCCGCCCGCGCGCCGCCGCCCCGAGGAGGACCTCGCCGTCGGCGCGGACCTGGACCCGCCCGCGCTGCGCGTCGACGTGGCCGCCTTCGCCGCCCGCCGCCTCGCGGAGGAGCTGCACGCCCTGCTGTCGAGGCGAGGGCTGGCGTGCGGCCGCCTGCGCATCACCGCCCGCACCGAGGAGGCGGAGCTGGAGCGCGTCTGGCGCGTGGACGACGCCGCAGCCGGCGGGCTGTCCGCCGCACGCATCACCGACCGGGTGCGCTGGCAGCTCGAGGGCTGGCTGACGGCGTCGGCGCTACGAGGGCGACGTGGCGGACCGGGGGAGGGCGATGCCGAGCCCGCACCGGTCACGCACCTGGCACTCACCGCCGAAGAGGTCGTACCCGCGGGCACCCACCAGCCGAGCCTGTGGGGTGCCGATGCCGGTGGCGACACGCGCGCCCGCCGCGCGCTGGGCCGCGTGCAGGGCCTGCTGGGCGGCGACGCCGTGCTCACGGCGGCGCTCCAGGGCGGACGAGACCCGCGCGACCGTGTCCACCTGGCCCCCCTCGGCGAGCACGTGCCGCGCCTGCGGGATCCCGGCCTGCCGTGGCCGGGTTCCCTGCCACCGCCCGCCCCGGCAACTCTGCTGCCGGAACCTCAGCCGGTGCGGCTCCTGACCGGCGACGGCGCGGACGTCACGGTGGACGCCCGCCTCGCCGTGGCAGCGCCGCCCGCAACGGTGCAGGAACCACCTGCCACGGGAACCCACCCGGCCGCGGTGCACGCCGTCATGGGATGGGCCGGGCCGTGGCCGTTCGACGAGAGGTGGTGGGATCCTGCCGGTGCCCGGCGACGGGTGCTGCTCCAGGTGCTGCTCGACGACGGTCGAGGGCTGCTGCTCGCCTCCGGGGTGGGCAGCGGCGTCGGAAGCGATCCTGGCTGGTTCGTGGAGGCGGTCTATGACTGA